Part of the Clupea harengus unplaced genomic scaffold, Ch_v2.0.2, whole genome shotgun sequence genome, GAACACCTTTCAACACTCAAAAATCTGCTGCCTTTTCCCCCCATTAAGAATGGAGTGCTGTTCAACCAAGAAACAATGGAGAACAATTGTGAGGTCTTTAAAATTCAGTGTCAGACTGACCATATAAAATAACTAATATATTTGTGTACACAATATCGTGCCTCAGTTTCCTTACAGAAAAAATattacataataaataaaaagtgaaataataaataaataaattcttCCAAGAGAATTTGATGAGATCACTTCAACCTTGACATAAAAACTCAAATTCAACTTCTGCAACAACATAACAAAGCTTACACACTTAACAGATGTAAAACAGACTGAACAGCTGATTCTAGATCATATTTTAAATCTCCATAATTTTAATGGATATTATACCCATTTTAAATATCTGAATAATCCAAATTTGAATACTACAATAAGCCATAATTTGATATTAATTATGTTTAGCAATTTGCATTGTTTCAAGTCTTTCGTGAAATGCTTAGTGGACTAGCCTATATATTAGTATTTTACTAACTAAATTTGACGTCTGTGGCTTTTATAATGTAGGCTGGCTGTTTTCACAACTTGCTGCTGTAACTGCAGAATCCTGAGCTATGGTGAATCTGATTCAGAGGTGACGGCTAGCTCTCTTCCATGGATACCCTGTTGAGTTTTGTCTCTGTCAGGCCAGCTGGACGCCATGGAGCAATTTCGCTCTTGGTGCCGGTGGGTCTTCATGTGAGCGCTGCGGCTCCTGACCTTCTCGAAGCCCCTGAGcaaagacagacatgcacagcatTCATAAACGTGCACGTGAACGTCTGTTAGGTATGAcgtctgtgctctgtgctgaaCATATCAGGGGCTTTTACGCGACAATATTTCGGGATGATATTACTTACCGACCACACTCCTCACAGGTGAACTCCATAGACGTGTCCGCAGCCGTCTGAAGCTGCTGTGGAGGTCTTTGTCTGGCCAGGGAACGCTGCACTCCCCTTCTGCTTATTTGCTGTTCGTCAAGACCAGTAGGTGATTCGGTCTGAGAGGTAGAGAAGAATCTTTGAAAAACCGcatctctttgttttctttggtatttttgctTCTGTTTGTAGTTGTTGCTTGCCACTCAGTGACCACTCACttgtaagcacatttcaagtaCATCCTCATAATGCTAGTTTCTTATTGAACAAAACAAAGGCTTAAGGTGTGTATAACATCTGTCCACAATAATCATTATCAACTAATTTTTCCAGCAATGTGTGTTAGTACATTATGGTCATTATGGACTATGCACGTTAGATCAGTAAGTCTTTGCTTCTCATTCAGAGTTAACACTCACAGAGTCCACTCCACCTCCTTCCCTTTTGTCTCCTTTAGTGCGCTGTTTGAATTTCTTTAGTTTCTTCATGGCATAGTAATACTCAACACACTGGTACACTGTCTTGCTCTGTAACTGTGGCACAGACTACATTTCAGTCACTCGACTACACTGTTGATGTGCTGACAAAACTACAGTATATTTTATAACTGCGATATTATTTATCTGAGAATGTGAAATTGGAACAAAAAAACCTTCATAGTATGTTGACTGGTTGATCATTTCCACTAATATGAAGCTAGAACTGTGCCTTCAACACAAAGAAGCACAGAGAATGCACTTTCACTTATAAACGGCAAACTGTAAAACCGAAACACTACTCGCAATTGTAATTTGTAATTGTAACTTCCGCTCTGCAAAACTGCATAAAAACGAATTGCAAATGTAATCTCATACTCGCAAAACTGTACCACAGGAGTTGTGTTTGAAACTTCCGAGCTGAGCGCTTAGGACCTTATTTACGAGGAGAATTTGAGTCTGGTTATACCGGGCTATGTTCAATTGGCAGGGAATAGCTGATTGGTTCACTGCTAACCCAGTAAGCGAGTGAATCACTCAATAGAGTGAGAGTTGCAAGAGGATATGGGGAGAAATATCTCTGTTTCCCAAATTAAGTAGCAATTAAACCTTAAAAACAGGAACAGGACAGTTGTAAAATGCTAACGTGATAGCTGCAAGCTTTCAGACGAGAGTCAATTAGGCACGTTGGACCAGAAGAACCTTTTCATTGTTCTTAGAACTgttagagggagaaagagcccACCGGAATGGACAGACAGCTAGCCTACTTTTCCCATTATGCATTTGTGGCACAATCGTGCCGCTTCGCAAAATTGAGCGAGCGTGTGTAGGGTAAGTTTAGCGCAAACAAAGAAGAGACATCAAGcaagacaggagagagatgtTGTTCGAGGTAATGTACAATGGAATATGCATACATTCTAAAAAAAAGTTACAAACACAAATCCGGTGGTACAGTTGTGCAAGTACGAAGTTACGGTTGAAAACTCGCAAGTAGGAAATTACAATTGTTCCGTTTTTATAGTTTGCAATTTACAAGTGCAAATCATACTCTGGGCTCTATTTTAGACACAATTCTAGCTTTATACTACAATGCATACCATGATTGGCTATTTACAATGTTTCCGTTCTCACCATGTTCTGAATACGCTGAAAGTCCTTATTCACAGTGACCACAGCTTTTCTGAAGAGTTTCTTCTCTTGGGGACACCAGAAGTCTGACCCTATAGTCAACCGAAAGTATACAGAACCTGAACACATGACAATTCCAAGCCTAATATGTGCTATTTCTGTCTTGCTTAAATTGTAATTACTTACACGTGTACTTCAACCTTCACATGCAAGAACATCTAAAATTGTATCTACATTAAATTGTACAGGAATTCAAGAATATAGTCCAAattgaatatatttatttatcccCACAACCGAAAAtgacatacatatatactaCATTCTATGGAGGAGAATTAGGCCTGATACCTGTATAGTGATAGTCACTTAAGGCATGTGAGGAGGAACGATAATCTCCTCTGACCAAAAGAAGATCCAGGGCTGCCTGGACatggaaaaacacatacaaaaggAAAATCAA contains:
- the LOC122131389 gene encoding zinc finger protein 541 — protein: MCCSSVLPGGGTNTELALHCLHEVQGDVLAALDLLLVRGDYRSSSHALSDYHYTGSDFWCPQEKKLFRKAVVTVNKDFQRIQNMLQSKTVYQCVEYYYAMKKLKKFKQRTKGDKREGGGVDSTESPTGLDEQQISRRGVQRSLARQRPPQQLQTAADTSMEFTCEECGRGFEKVRSRSAHMKTHRHQERNCSMASSWPDRDKTQQGIHGRELAVTSESDSP